In Pseudomonadota bacterium, the DNA window ACTCGCGATAACTGAGGGAGAATCGAAACTTCATATAGACAAACATCAGGATTACTGAGGCTGAAGAACTGAATCCCTTAAAATGATGTGAGAGTTTTTTTGAAACTTTGAACATTTGAGCACCTACCTTCCAGGTGAAGATACCCCAATCTTTTCGGGACGGCAACAGATGCGACAGAACCAATGCGATCTGATAAATCTTAAAAATTGTGTGGCAGTAAAGCGCAACACTATAATTTCATTGAGGAGCGAAGCATAATTGCTTTTTTGAACCGCCGAAATGCCACATTGTGATTTACGTGGCATATCACCAAAGATTCCACTATTTTTTATTTGACCTCCATTAATTAATATAATACGTTATGTTTTGGAGGTTGTTTAAAAATGGATGTCTTTTTTCACCAAAATCCTATTTTTAGGCTCGAGCAATTTGCTGCATTCAAGGCCCAAACAGGAACGCAAAAAAGAGAAGCGGTACTGCAGGCTCTGCAGTATTATCTGCGCAAAAAACGGATTGTTTCAATCCGCCGTGGTCTTTTTGCCGTAGT includes these proteins:
- a CDS encoding IS6 family transposase gives rise to the protein MFKVSKKLSHHFKGFSSSASVILMFVYMKFRFSLSYRE